A stretch of Kwoniella dendrophila CBS 6074 chromosome 2, complete sequence DNA encodes these proteins:
- a CDS encoding eukaryotic translation initiation factor 6 gives MAVRTQFENSTDIGVFSKLTNSYCLTALASSTNFYSVFESELADVIPIVHTTIGGTRIVGRLTAGNRHGLLVPSTTTDQELQHLRNSLPPSVAIQRIEERLSALGNVIACNDYVALVHPDIDRETEEIIADTLKVEVFRQTVASNVLVGSYCALSNQGGLVHPKTSRSELDELSSLLQVPLVAGTVNRGSEVIGAGLVVNDWCAFTGLDTTATEISVIEATFRLQGQTSAAVINEMRDSLIDHYA, from the exons ATGGCCGTTC GAACTCAATTTGAAAACTCAACAGATATTGGAGTATTCTCCAAACTTACCAACTC ATACTGTTTAACAGCATTAGCATCATCAACGAATTTTTATTCAGTTTTTGAATCAGAATTAGCAGATGTTATACCAATTGTACATACAACAATAGGTGGTACAAGAATTGTTGGTAGATTAACTGCAGGAAATAGACATGGATTATTAGttccatcaacaacaacagatcAAGAATTACAACATTTAAGaaattctttaccaccttctgtTGCTATACAAAggattgaagaaagattatctGCTTTAGGAAATGTAATTGCATGTAATGATTATGTTGCTTTGGTTCATCCTGATATAGATAGAGAAACTGAAGAAATCATTGCGGATACTTTGAAAGTTGAAGTTTTTAGACAAACTGTTGCTTCAAATGTTTTAGTTGGAAGTTATTGtgctttatcaaatcaa GGAGGTCTAGTTCACCCAAaaacatcaagatcagaattagatgaattatcatctttacttcAAGTACCATTAGTAGCAGGAACAGTCAACAGAGGTTCAGAAGTTATTGGTGCAGGTTTAGTAGTTAACGATTGGTGCGCTTTCACTGGTCTCGATACCACCGCAACTGAAATTAGTGTTATTGAAGCTACTTTCC GTTTACAAGGTCAAACTTCAGCTGCTGTCATCAACGAAATGCGTGATTCACTCATCGATCATTACGCTTAA
- a CDS encoding transcription initiation factor IIA subunit 2 produces MSGGQSYYEFYRGSSIGTALTDALDELITQGDIPPQLAMRVLQQFDKSLTECLQKGVKNKTTIKGHLATYRLCDDVWTFVIKDPQFKMEGSGTQAETVTAPKVKIVACKSGDAPEGKKSGAKSADFA; encoded by the exons ATGTCAGGTGGTCAAAGTTATTACGAGTTCTATAGAGGGTCAAG TATCGGTACAGCTCTTACCGACgctttagatgaattgattACTCAAGGAGATATTCCACCTCAATTAGCTATGAGGGTGTTACAACAA TTTGATAAATCACTGACGGAATGTTTACAAAAAGGCGTTAAGAACAAGACTACCATCAAA GGTCACCTAGCAACCTATAGATTATGTGATGATGTATGGACTTTTGTTATCAAAGATCCTCAATTTAAGATGGAAGGTTCCGGTACTCA AGCTGAAACCGTAACTGCACCAAAGGTAAAAATCGTAGCATGTAAAAGTGGTGATGCTCCAGAAGGCAAGAAAAGTGGTGCTAAAAGTGCTGATTTCGCTTAA